From Pseudodesulfovibrio alkaliphilus:
CAGGACCTTGCCCTGGGCCAGATTGCAGACCATGCCGCGCTCAAGCAACCCTTTCCACACCGCCGGGCCGTCACAGGACAATTCGATGCCAAAGAGCAGGCCAAGGCCGCGTGTTCCGGCGATCTTGCCGGGATGCCTGACCATGAGCCCCTCAGCCTGGGTCCGTGCATAGACGCCCATCTCAAGGGCGCGTTCGGCCATTTTCTCACCGACCATGATCTCCACGACACGGGCGGCAACAGCCGAGACGACTCCGCCCCCGCCAAAGGTCGTGGCGTGGGAGCCGGGAGTGAACCCCTTGGCCACTTCGTCAGAGCAGAGCACTGCCCCCATGGGCAGGCCGTTGGCCAATGCCTTGGCGGAGGTGAAGATGTCCGGGATCAGCCCATAGTGTTGGTGCGCCCAGAAGCGGCCCGTCCGGCACATGCCGGTCTGGACCTCGTCCACGATGAGCAGGAGACCGTTTTCGCGGCACAGCGCCGCGATGTCTGCCGCGTAATCCGAGGGCAGGGGACGCACACCTCCCTCTCCCTGGATCATTTCGATCATGATGGCCGCAGTGTTGGCACCGATGGCCCCGCGTAGGGCGTTGATATTGCCAAAGGGCACGGTGACAAACCCCTGGGGCAACGGATCGTAGCCGTCCTTGATGGGGCCGGTCTGCCCGGTGGCGGTCAGGGTGGACAGGGTGCGGCCATGAAAGGACTTTTCGAGGGTGATGATCTCGTGCCGGTCCTCGTTTCTGACCCGGTGCATGTAGCGGCGGGCGAGCTTGATGGCTCCCTCGTTGGCTTCCGCTCCGGAATTGCAGAAGAAGACCTTGCCCGCCGCGCAGGTGGCCAGAAGCCTTTCGGCCAGATCAAGCTGCGGCTCCTGATAAAAAAGATTACTGACGTGGACCAGCTTGCGGGCCTGCTCGGCCATGACATCGGCCAGATCTTCCCGGCTGTGTCCAAGGCTGCACACGGCAATGCCTGAAAGAAAATCGAGATATTCCCGGCCGTCCAGATCGTATAGCCTGCATCCCTTGGCCCGTGACACGGCCAGGGGATACCGGCCGTAGGTGTTGCAAAGAAGGGATTGCTCCCGTTTGACCATAGCGTCGAAATTATGGTTCATTGTGGTTCTCGTTCTGGCTATTTAGAGTTTTCCGGTGGACCCGAAGCCTCCAGCCCCGCGATCCGTAGCGCCCAGTTCCCTGACGGCAGTGACGACGGCCTGAAACACGGGCATGAACACCAACTGGGCAATGCGCTGTCCGCGCCTGATTCGTCGGACTTCTCCCGAGGTGTTGAGCAGCGAGACCTTGATCTCGCCCCGATAATCCGGGTCGATAACGCCGACCCCCTGACTGACGGTCAGGCCCTCACGCGTACCGAGTCCGCTCCGCGAAAAGACGTATCCGGCCACACCCGGCTCGCGAATTTCGATGGCCAGCCCGGCCGGCACGGTCTTTTTTTCTCCGGGGCCGAATTCCAGTTCATCCCCGTCAATGCAGGCCCGCAGATCAAGCCCTGCCGAGAGCTCTGTGGCGTAAGCGAGGCGGTGTTCCTCCCACACGGGGTGCAGAAACTCGACATTGACATCAATTTTTTTCATATCGTCGAACCGATCCTTGTGATTTGCTGGGGTGTTTATTGGGCCGATTCCGTGCGGCTGTCAATTGCGGAAGCGAACAGGAGCGCCGGGCTGTCATGCTCCGGCGCTCCTGTTGACTGAAGAATGTCAACGCATCAACACAGGCCGTCCCAGCAGAGGTCGAGGTGCTCTCGCTCCATGCTTCGGGTAGCCAGACTGACGCCCACGGCCAGCACCATGGACACGGGCAGGGCGACAACGTTGGGGTCCACCCATTGCATCAGCCACAGCCAGGTGCCGGGCTCTCCGACCACTGCCAGGGAGGGCTTGCCGGTCAGCGCCTCGCACAGGCCGATGGCCGCCGACTCCTGGAGATGGACAAAAAGCAGCCAGAACATGGATACCGCGAAGCCGCCGACCATGGAGACCTTGGCCGCAATCTTGGTCATGCCTTTCCAGTAGAGTCCCAGCAGGTATATGGGCAGGAAGGAGGCGGCGCAAAGGCCGAAGAAGAAAGCCGTGGCCCTGGCGATGATGTTGCCCGGCAACACCCAGGCCCAGATCAGGGTGGCGAAGACCGCGACGGTCACGCCAAGCTGGTTGAGCTTCATGCTCGACCCTCCGTTGCCGATGGTCACATGCTGCTCAAGGAAGTCGCGGGCCAAGGAGGTGCCGCTCACATGGTACTGGGAGCTCATGGTGGACATGGCCGCCGCGAACATGGCCACCAGGAACAGCCCTGAAAACCATCCAGGCATGATCCGGTCGATATACAGGGGAATGATCCGGTCGAAGTTGCCGCCGGCCATGTTTATGGCGATCTCGCCGAACCTGTCGTGGAAAACGACGTTGGACAGGGCGCCGACCACAAAGGCCACGCCGGTCAGCAAAAGAATGAAGATGCCGCCGATGGCTACGGCCCTGTTGAGTTCGCGGTCCGAGGGCACGGTCATGTAGCGGACTGCCAACTGAGGCTGGGCGAGTACGCCAAGGCCCACGCCGTAGACCAGCGTGGTATAGATGGTCAGTCCGATAGGCGACTTGACATCCGGCCCCTGGGTCCAACCGTTCATGCCGCCTGCCGTGAGCTTTTCGGGCACCAGGGCGGCCATGTCGGTCAGGGCCTGGTGGGCGTTGCCGACCCCGCCAAGCAAAGCATAGGTTGTGACGACGAGGAAGAGCATCATCACGGCCATGATGCTGCCTTGAAAAGCGTCAGTGTACATGACCGCCTTGAGGCCGCCAGTGACCACGTACACGGCCACCAGCGCGGTGACCACAAGGAGCCACGCGCCATAGCTGATCATGGGGAAGGCCACTTCCAGCATGCGGCAGATGCCGATGAGCACCGCCGCCGCATAGATGGGCATGAACAAAAAAATGAGCACCCCCGAGAACTGCTGGATGAACTTGGAGCGATAACGCCTGCCCAGCAGTTCGGGAAAGGTCTGACAATTGAGGGCCAGACCCATACGCCGGGTGCGCTTGCCAAAAACGATCATGGCAACGAAAACACCCACGAAAATAGTCAAAAAAGTAAGCCAGAGCATGGACATGCCAAACATGCCCGACACGCCCCCAAACCCGATGATGGCCGAGGTGGAGACAAAGGTTGCGCCGTAAGACATGGCCAGCACAAAGGGGCTCATCTGCCGCCCGGCAAGCATGTAGTCAGTGGGTTTTCTGGTGACTTTCCAAGCCTTGTAGCCGAGGTAGAAGATGCCCACAAGGTAGACAAGGATGCCGAATATCTTGCCTTCCACCTACGCATCCTCCTCAGACGCAGCCCGTCCCGGCTCCGCTCCCTTGTTGTTCCAGTTCACAATTCCGTACACGACGCACAATGCCGCCGAACCGATGCTCAGCCAGAAAGCCAGGGCGATCTCGGCGCTGCCTAGTCCCATCATCATGTCAGCTCTCTCCTCGTGTTGTGTTCGCCCCGGGCCAGTCGGCGGAATCAAAAAAACGAGGGCCGCCGGCTGTATGCCCGCGGCCCTCGTTGTGTCTGTAAATCCTTACTCAGTGACTACTCGCACACCCCAAGACCGCTGGCGCTTCTAAAAAAGCGGAAGCCAAAAAAGAAAAAGCAGCCAAAGCGGTTGTGGTCAGAGTTCATGCGATGCTCATTACGCAAAACAGTAAAAGGAGTCAAGTGTCGTTCCCGGATGATTTACACAATATCATTGCCTTCGTCGTTCATCGAGGCTTTATGTGGAGTGCAGGGAGAACGAAGGACGCCGTGAAGCAAACCTTTCAACGACAAATTTG
This genomic window contains:
- a CDS encoding aspartate aminotransferase family protein, which translates into the protein MNHNFDAMVKREQSLLCNTYGRYPLAVSRAKGCRLYDLDGREYLDFLSGIAVCSLGHSREDLADVMAEQARKLVHVSNLFYQEPQLDLAERLLATCAAGKVFFCNSGAEANEGAIKLARRYMHRVRNEDRHEIITLEKSFHGRTLSTLTATGQTGPIKDGYDPLPQGFVTVPFGNINALRGAIGANTAAIMIEMIQGEGGVRPLPSDYAADIAALCRENGLLLIVDEVQTGMCRTGRFWAHQHYGLIPDIFTSAKALANGLPMGAVLCSDEVAKGFTPGSHATTFGGGGVVSAVAARVVEIMVGEKMAERALEMGVYARTQAEGLMVRHPGKIAGTRGLGLLFGIELSCDGPAVWKGLLERGMVCNLAQGKVLRLVPPLTIEKDDIKAFMNALDEVLATVDPAA
- the dut gene encoding dUTP diphosphatase, encoding MKKIDVNVEFLHPVWEEHRLAYATELSAGLDLRACIDGDELEFGPGEKKTVPAGLAIEIREPGVAGYVFSRSGLGTREGLTVSQGVGVIDPDYRGEIKVSLLNTSGEVRRIRRGQRIAQLVFMPVFQAVVTAVRELGATDRGAGGFGSTGKL
- a CDS encoding sodium:solute symporter family protein, coding for MEGKIFGILVYLVGIFYLGYKAWKVTRKPTDYMLAGRQMSPFVLAMSYGATFVSTSAIIGFGGVSGMFGMSMLWLTFLTIFVGVFVAMIVFGKRTRRMGLALNCQTFPELLGRRYRSKFIQQFSGVLIFLFMPIYAAAVLIGICRMLEVAFPMISYGAWLLVVTALVAVYVVTGGLKAVMYTDAFQGSIMAVMMLFLVVTTYALLGGVGNAHQALTDMAALVPEKLTAGGMNGWTQGPDVKSPIGLTIYTTLVYGVGLGVLAQPQLAVRYMTVPSDRELNRAVAIGGIFILLLTGVAFVVGALSNVVFHDRFGEIAINMAGGNFDRIIPLYIDRIMPGWFSGLFLVAMFAAAMSTMSSQYHVSGTSLARDFLEQHVTIGNGGSSMKLNQLGVTVAVFATLIWAWVLPGNIIARATAFFFGLCAASFLPIYLLGLYWKGMTKIAAKVSMVGGFAVSMFWLLFVHLQESAAIGLCEALTGKPSLAVVGEPGTWLWLMQWVDPNVVALPVSMVLAVGVSLATRSMEREHLDLCWDGLC
- a CDS encoding symporter small accessory protein — protein: MMMGLGSAEIALAFWLSIGSAALCVVYGIVNWNNKGAEPGRAASEEDA